A single window of Agromyces aureus DNA harbors:
- a CDS encoding class I SAM-dependent methyltransferase, which produces MEPISNDDLDDLERELIGRVRGRVLEIGAGDGENFGAFHPEVSWAGLEPDAGRRAELAIRAREWRHVSAPLDATAERIPLPDASVDAVVGTYVLCSVTDVAAAVAEVRRVLVPGGRVVFVDHVAAPRRTVKRLVQNVATPITTWLDHGCHWNRDPEPVLGSAGFTGVDVRRLRVRSMPFGPVPVLLYEGVAPD; this is translated from the coding sequence GTGGAGCCCATCAGCAACGACGACCTCGACGACCTCGAACGCGAGCTCATCGGTCGTGTGCGCGGTCGGGTGCTCGAGATCGGGGCCGGTGACGGCGAGAACTTCGGGGCGTTCCATCCGGAGGTCTCGTGGGCCGGTCTCGAGCCCGACGCCGGGCGCCGCGCCGAGCTGGCGATCCGCGCGCGCGAGTGGCGGCATGTGTCGGCCCCGCTCGACGCCACGGCCGAGCGCATCCCGCTGCCCGATGCCTCGGTCGACGCGGTCGTGGGCACCTACGTGCTCTGCTCGGTGACGGATGTCGCGGCCGCCGTCGCCGAGGTGCGGCGCGTGCTCGTGCCGGGCGGGCGGGTCGTGTTCGTCGATCACGTCGCCGCACCGCGCCGCACCGTCAAGCGGCTCGTGCAGAACGTCGCGACGCCGATCACGACCTGGCTCGACCACGGATGCCACTGGAACCGCGACCCGGAGCCGGTGCTCGGGTCCGCTGGGTTCACGGGCGTCGACGTGCGCCGACTGCGCGTGCGCTCGATGCCCTTCGGGCCGGTGCCCGTGCTGCTCTACGAGGGCGTCGCGCCCGACTGA
- a CDS encoding trans-sulfuration enzyme family protein: MHDSTTATPALHPETRLIIAGRPPHVPDQPMNVPVHLTSTYVAGGDLEYARYGNPSWTAFEEALGGLEGGRAVAFASGMAAITAVLDLVPVGGIVVAPRHSYTGTVAQLDQLAVNGRLAVVYVDISDTAAVTATLDGAALVWIESPTNPALELAEIPALVAAAHERGALVAVDNTFATPLLQRPLESGADLVVHSATKYISGHSDVLMGAVVAASDELVEKITAYRSLFGAIPGPFETYLALRGLRTLPVRLERAQATAAELAARLHDHPALEEVRYPCFGAIISIVLRGGKEPADRLVQGTALWVHATSLGGVESTFERRRRWQLEQPTIPDGLVRLSVGLEHVDDLHRDLVQALDALDA; the protein is encoded by the coding sequence GTGCACGATTCGACGACCGCGACGCCCGCGCTGCACCCCGAGACGCGGCTCATCATCGCCGGGCGTCCGCCGCACGTGCCAGACCAGCCGATGAACGTGCCCGTGCACCTCACGTCGACCTACGTCGCGGGCGGCGACCTCGAGTACGCGCGATACGGAAACCCGTCGTGGACCGCGTTCGAGGAGGCGCTCGGCGGACTCGAGGGCGGCCGCGCCGTCGCCTTCGCCTCCGGCATGGCCGCGATCACGGCGGTGCTCGACCTGGTGCCGGTCGGCGGAATCGTCGTCGCCCCCCGCCACTCGTACACGGGCACGGTCGCGCAACTCGACCAGCTCGCCGTGAACGGTCGCCTCGCCGTCGTCTACGTCGACATCAGCGACACGGCGGCCGTCACCGCGACGCTCGACGGAGCGGCACTCGTCTGGATCGAGTCACCCACGAACCCCGCGCTCGAGCTCGCCGAGATCCCCGCGCTCGTCGCCGCGGCCCACGAGCGCGGCGCCCTGGTCGCAGTCGACAACACGTTCGCGACGCCGCTGCTGCAGCGTCCGCTCGAGTCGGGCGCCGACCTCGTCGTGCACTCGGCCACGAAGTACATCTCGGGCCACAGCGACGTGCTCATGGGCGCCGTGGTCGCGGCATCCGACGAACTCGTCGAGAAGATCACGGCGTACCGTTCGCTGTTCGGCGCGATCCCCGGCCCGTTCGAGACCTACCTCGCGTTGCGCGGGCTGCGCACCCTGCCCGTGCGCCTCGAGCGCGCGCAGGCCACGGCCGCCGAGCTCGCCGCGCGCCTGCACGACCACCCCGCGCTCGAGGAGGTGCGCTACCCGTGCTTCGGCGCCATCATCTCGATCGTCCTCCGCGGAGGCAAGGAGCCCGCCGACCGGCTCGTGCAGGGCACGGCCCTGTGGGTGCACGCGACGAGCCTCGGCGGCGTCGAGTCGACCTTCGAGCGCCGCCGCCGCTGGCAGCTCGAACAGCCGACGATCCCCGACGGCCTCGTGCGCCTCTCGGTCGGCCTCGAGCACGTCGACGACCTGCACCGCGACCTCGTGCAGGCGCTCGACGCGCTCGACGCGTAG
- a CDS encoding EI24 domain-containing protein, with protein sequence MIQRFLLGVRTLLRGFGFWRRQPGAMLLGLVPAAIVWVVVLIGLVALGVSLPSITVWATPFAAGWVEPWASLTRTAIGALMLGGAIVLAAVTFTGLTLLVGDPFYERIWLAVEHDLGGEPPENGAGIGFWRSAGDAVAFIALGVLVSIGVGLSGLVPLIGGVLAPVLGVVLSGRLLAWELTGRAFESRGISSGERRALLRSHRARLLGFGVATQLCFMVPLGAIFTMPAAVAGATMLARGVLDERAVRAKTMTDSVQSGATPS encoded by the coding sequence ATGATCCAACGGTTCCTGCTCGGCGTGCGCACGCTGCTGCGCGGCTTCGGCTTCTGGCGACGTCAGCCGGGTGCGATGCTGCTCGGACTCGTGCCGGCCGCGATCGTCTGGGTGGTCGTGCTCATCGGACTCGTCGCGCTCGGCGTGAGCCTGCCGAGCATCACGGTGTGGGCGACGCCGTTCGCCGCAGGGTGGGTCGAACCGTGGGCGTCGCTCACGCGAACGGCCATCGGCGCGCTCATGCTCGGCGGCGCGATCGTGCTCGCCGCCGTGACGTTCACCGGACTCACGCTCCTCGTCGGCGACCCGTTCTACGAACGCATCTGGCTCGCCGTCGAGCACGACCTCGGCGGCGAGCCGCCCGAGAACGGCGCCGGCATCGGCTTCTGGCGTTCGGCGGGCGATGCGGTCGCGTTCATCGCACTGGGCGTGCTCGTGTCGATCGGCGTGGGCCTGAGCGGGCTCGTCCCGCTCATCGGCGGCGTGCTGGCACCCGTGCTCGGCGTCGTGCTCTCGGGCCGGCTGCTCGCGTGGGAGCTCACGGGGCGCGCGTTCGAGTCGCGCGGCATCTCGTCGGGCGAGCGCCGGGCGCTGCTGCGCTCGCACCGCGCGCGACTGCTCGGCTTCGGCGTGGCGACCCAGCTCTGCTTCATGGTGCCGCTCGGTGCGATCTTCACGATGCCCGCCGCGGTCGCCGGCGCGACGATGCTGGCGCGCGGCGTGCTCGACGAGCGGGCGGTGCGGGCGAAGACCATGACGGATTCGGTTCAGTCGGGCGCGACGCCCTCGTAG
- a CDS encoding cytochrome b/b6 domain-containing protein, producing MTETTTKASRVADWVRERRRLVGWTALISVIAVVVVVLVARWLRGTPGGADFIETYPGIVEPPAGTPVGIPAWLGWQHFLNSFFLLLIVRTGFQLRSKQRPPGFFTRDNTRWPRTKRAPRRLGIFLWFHLWLDALWVLNGVVYVVLLFATGQWLRIVPTDWAVVPNAISAALQYASLDWPTENSWVVYNSLQQLAYFAIVFIASPLAILTGLRLSSVWPPEGALVRAFPEKLARRVHYPTMIFFLAFVFVHVVLVLTTGAVRKLNQMYTARDTDDWLGFAVFAASVVVMAVAWVLAKPPLLKRIAAKGGTVRG from the coding sequence ATGACCGAGACCACCACGAAGGCCTCCCGCGTCGCGGATTGGGTGCGCGAACGACGTCGCCTCGTCGGCTGGACCGCGCTGATCTCGGTGATCGCCGTGGTCGTCGTCGTGCTCGTCGCGCGCTGGTTGCGCGGCACGCCGGGCGGCGCCGACTTCATCGAGACGTATCCGGGCATCGTCGAGCCCCCGGCCGGCACGCCCGTCGGCATCCCGGCCTGGCTCGGCTGGCAGCACTTCCTCAACTCGTTCTTCCTGCTGCTCATCGTGCGCACGGGGTTCCAGCTGCGCTCGAAGCAGCGCCCGCCCGGGTTCTTCACGCGTGACAACACGCGCTGGCCGCGCACGAAGCGCGCACCGCGCCGCCTCGGCATCTTCCTCTGGTTCCACCTCTGGCTCGACGCGCTCTGGGTGCTGAACGGCGTCGTCTACGTCGTGCTGCTCTTCGCGACCGGCCAGTGGCTGCGCATCGTGCCCACCGACTGGGCGGTCGTGCCGAACGCGATCTCCGCGGCGCTGCAGTACGCGTCGCTCGACTGGCCGACCGAGAACTCCTGGGTCGTCTACAACTCGCTGCAGCAGCTCGCGTACTTCGCGATCGTGTTCATCGCGTCGCCGCTCGCGATCCTCACGGGCCTGCGGCTCTCGTCGGTCTGGCCGCCCGAGGGCGCGCTCGTGCGGGCGTTCCCCGAGAAGCTGGCCCGTCGCGTGCACTACCCGACCATGATCTTCTTCCTCGCGTTCGTGTTCGTGCACGTCGTGCTCGTGCTCACGACGGGTGCGGTACGCAAGCTCAACCAGATGTACACGGCACGCGACACCGACGACTGGCTCGGGTTCGCGGTGTTCGCGGCATCCGTCGTCGTGATGGCCGTGGCCTGGGTGCTCGCGAAGCCGCCGCTGCTGAAGCGCATCGCCGCCAAGGGCGGAACGGTCCGCGGCTGA
- a CDS encoding alpha/beta fold hydrolase — MLTSLDVRLADGRLLRAYDTGPVDPAGSTGPASPDGRADAAGGPVLMWHHGSPQTGAPLAPVVAAAAARGIRVISYARPSYGGSSPLPDRDVGSAADDAVAVADAFGVDTFHAMGASGGGPHALAGAARHPDRVTAVVTLAGLAPFTERFDWFAGMRAPGGLRAAREGRAARARYAETDEFDPEQFLPVDFAALDGAWSDLGADVGRAARWGDDGLIDDDVAFAKPWGFELGEIAVPVLVVQGEGDRVVPRTHASWNLAHLPEATLWMRLDDGHVSVLGVVPDALDWLLAR; from the coding sequence GTGCTGACGTCGCTCGATGTCCGGCTTGCCGACGGTCGGCTGCTCCGCGCCTACGACACGGGTCCGGTCGACCCGGCGGGCTCGACCGGGCCTGCGAGTCCCGATGGGCGAGCGGATGCCGCGGGCGGCCCGGTGCTCATGTGGCACCACGGCTCGCCCCAGACCGGGGCCCCGCTGGCGCCGGTCGTTGCCGCGGCGGCGGCGCGCGGCATCCGCGTGATCTCGTATGCCCGGCCGTCGTACGGAGGCTCGTCGCCGCTGCCCGACCGCGACGTCGGCTCGGCGGCCGACGACGCCGTGGCGGTGGCCGACGCGTTCGGCGTCGACACGTTCCACGCCATGGGGGCGTCGGGCGGCGGACCCCATGCGCTCGCCGGCGCGGCGCGGCATCCGGACCGCGTGACCGCGGTCGTCACCCTCGCGGGCCTCGCACCGTTCACCGAACGCTTCGACTGGTTCGCGGGCATGCGCGCGCCGGGCGGGCTGCGCGCCGCGCGCGAGGGCCGCGCCGCCCGTGCGCGCTACGCCGAGACCGACGAGTTCGACCCCGAGCAGTTCCTGCCGGTCGACTTCGCGGCGCTCGACGGCGCCTGGTCGGATCTCGGGGCGGATGTCGGGCGTGCCGCCCGGTGGGGCGACGACGGCCTCATCGACGACGACGTGGCCTTCGCGAAGCCGTGGGGGTTCGAGCTCGGCGAGATCGCCGTGCCGGTGCTCGTCGTGCAGGGCGAGGGCGATCGCGTCGTGCCGCGCACGCACGCCTCGTGGAACCTCGCGCACCTGCCGGAGGCGACGCTCTGGATGCGCCTCGACGACGGGCACGTCTCGGTGCTGGGCGTCGTGCCCGACGCGCTCGACTGGCTGCTCGCGCGCTGA
- a CDS encoding TetR/AcrR family transcriptional regulator — translation MATRTTATGTSVAREKLLATASELFYREGIHAVGVDRIIGEAGVTRATFYRHFPSKEDLVEAYLGVEDATIRGAFARAGEATDDPGLLLELVIEGLADDVARLHTRGCPFINAAAEYPEADSGVRVAVGEHRAWFRDTLEALLTGSGARHPDLAAGQLVLLRDAAMVGGYLDGWERVRPAFVGAARQAAGLSA, via the coding sequence ATGGCAACACGAACGACCGCTACCGGCACCTCCGTCGCCCGCGAGAAGCTGCTCGCCACGGCCTCCGAGCTCTTCTACCGCGAGGGCATCCACGCCGTCGGCGTCGACCGCATCATCGGCGAGGCCGGCGTCACGCGCGCCACGTTCTACCGGCACTTCCCGAGCAAGGAGGACCTCGTCGAGGCCTACCTCGGCGTCGAGGATGCGACGATCCGCGGGGCGTTCGCCCGTGCCGGCGAGGCGACCGACGACCCAGGGCTGCTGCTCGAACTCGTGATCGAGGGCCTCGCCGACGACGTCGCCAGACTGCACACGCGCGGCTGCCCCTTCATCAACGCCGCCGCCGAGTACCCCGAGGCCGACAGCGGCGTGCGCGTCGCCGTGGGGGAGCACCGCGCCTGGTTCCGCGACACGCTCGAGGCGCTGCTCACCGGCTCCGGAGCGAGGCACCCCGATCTTGCGGCCGGGCAGCTCGTGCTGCTCCGCGACGCCGCCATGGTCGGCGGCTACCTCGACGGGTGGGAGCGCGTGCGTCCGGCGTTCGTCGGTGCGGCGCGGCAGGCGGCCGGGCTCTCGGCCTGA
- a CDS encoding DUF2834 domain-containing protein: MRRAWTPLAITYLVISVAGLVGAMAFNVLAAVQMVDFLAAWFANGPAVSSLTVDLLGVAVAGSILIVVEARRLGMRFSWLYVVGSLVTAFTFTFPLFLAMRERHLATVAGEGATVEG, encoded by the coding sequence ATGAGACGCGCCTGGACTCCGCTCGCGATCACCTACCTCGTCATCAGCGTGGCCGGCCTGGTCGGCGCGATGGCGTTCAACGTGCTCGCCGCCGTGCAGATGGTCGACTTCCTCGCCGCCTGGTTCGCGAACGGGCCGGCGGTCTCGTCGCTCACGGTCGACCTGTTGGGCGTCGCGGTGGCCGGCAGCATCCTCATCGTCGTCGAGGCGCGCCGGCTCGGCATGCGGTTCAGCTGGCTCTACGTCGTGGGCTCGCTCGTGACGGCGTTCACCTTCACCTTCCCGCTGTTCCTCGCCATGCGGGAGCGGCACCTCGCGACGGTCGCCGGCGAAGGGGCGACGGTTGAAGGCTGA